A single genomic interval of Halostella salina harbors:
- a CDS encoding DUF7318 family protein, translated as MSSQGSTYGDIHRYEPARESTAAAIAIVLLTVVEVVFVGLFTYGMVNGWGYFETGNMYLGFTLTVIFVDLAFILLLYRKEFLPDVMIVKKRRRKWEDLYVREEDADGRELAGNAWEHVKRAVYPYYKK; from the coding sequence ATGTCATCGCAAGGAAGCACCTACGGCGACATTCATCGCTACGAACCGGCTCGCGAGAGCACCGCGGCGGCGATAGCCATCGTGTTGCTGACCGTCGTCGAGGTCGTGTTCGTGGGGCTGTTCACGTACGGGATGGTCAACGGCTGGGGGTACTTCGAGACCGGGAACATGTATCTCGGCTTCACTCTCACCGTCATCTTCGTCGACCTGGCGTTCATCCTCCTGCTGTACCGCAAGGAGTTCCTCCCCGACGTGATGATCGTCAAGAAGCGCCGTCGCAAGTGGGAGGACCTGTACGTCCGCGAGGAGGACGCCGACGGTCGCGAGCTCGCCGGGAACGCCTGGGAGCACGTGAAACGCGCAGTGTACCCCTACTACAAGAAATAA
- a CDS encoding ubiquinol-cytochrome c reductase iron-sulfur subunit, translating to MPEDEDKYPVESDRRRFVKGVVGSAALAGVGTTGAAAIDSTTSAAGAGGGTTTYMAIENTDGPAPRGMPQIPVEIEDGQLKGVWPEVKERELQSGDTINIAETQNFKDTGLTYSNRWFQYCGVQSYPGLAPDADQDNFLRYSGQPPASYDWMTEATSGGEIVQVSDFDDYESYSGTGIGSGGLGKPAVATWRSQDVDTVIPVQIIRSPVIEEMAQNDEWLAASTAQGFMAYLNKCTHFCCVPGWKSLESSAQFGAEDEVYCQCHQSIYDPFSLVERTFTALPRPEDD from the coding sequence ATGCCAGAGGACGAAGACAAGTACCCGGTCGAATCGGATCGTCGACGCTTCGTGAAAGGCGTCGTCGGCAGCGCGGCGCTCGCCGGCGTCGGGACGACGGGCGCTGCGGCCATCGACTCCACGACGAGCGCGGCCGGCGCGGGCGGCGGCACGACGACGTACATGGCGATCGAGAACACCGACGGGCCCGCCCCGCGCGGCATGCCGCAGATCCCCGTGGAGATAGAGGACGGCCAGCTGAAGGGCGTCTGGCCGGAAGTGAAAGAGCGGGAGCTCCAGTCCGGGGATACCATAAACATCGCCGAGACGCAGAACTTCAAGGACACCGGCCTCACCTACAGCAACCGGTGGTTCCAGTACTGTGGCGTCCAGTCGTACCCGGGACTCGCACCCGACGCCGACCAGGACAACTTCCTCCGGTACTCCGGGCAGCCGCCCGCCTCGTACGACTGGATGACCGAAGCGACCTCCGGCGGGGAAATCGTCCAGGTCTCGGACTTCGACGACTACGAGAGCTACAGCGGCACCGGCATCGGCTCGGGCGGGCTCGGGAAGCCGGCGGTGGCGACCTGGCGCTCCCAGGACGTCGACACCGTCATCCCGGTCCAGATCATCCGCAGCCCGGTGATAGAGGAGATGGCACAGAACGACGAATGGCTGGCAGCGTCCACCGCACAGGGCTTTATGGCGTACCTGAACAAGTGTACGCACTTCTGCTGTGTGCCCGGCTGGAAAAGCCTCGAAAGCTCGGCGCAGTTCGGGGCGGAGGACGAGGTGTACTGCCAGTGCCACCAGTCGATATACGACCCGTTCTCCCTCGTCGAACGGACGTTCACGGCGCTCCCGCGCCCGGAGGATGACTGA
- a CDS encoding cytochrome b translates to MSLEKKDEHDHGAWLKEKDLSPIERGFLVTLIWLDQRFRIVDYLELLENLYYKANLQMPKSHTEQYNLDNKFWYWYPLYSLGFFSTIAYVVAAVSGALLGFYYSPATAGETAAAYEQVIFIMTDLNFGYMLRSIHRWSAQVMTAAVFLHMLRVYFTGAYKEPRELNWLIGIVLISLTMVFGYTGYLLPWNQLSFWAGQIGVEMSLSIPLIGQWVAQLLFGGFTLGQATLQRMYILHVFFLPFVVTTLIAIHIGIVWMQGIAEPH, encoded by the coding sequence ATGAGCCTCGAAAAGAAGGACGAACACGACCACGGCGCGTGGCTCAAGGAGAAGGACCTCTCGCCGATCGAGCGGGGGTTCCTCGTGACGCTGATCTGGCTGGACCAGCGGTTCCGGATCGTCGACTACCTCGAACTGCTGGAGAACCTGTACTACAAGGCCAACCTCCAGATGCCCAAGAGCCACACCGAGCAGTACAACCTCGACAACAAGTTCTGGTACTGGTACCCGCTGTACTCGCTCGGCTTCTTCTCGACGATAGCGTACGTCGTCGCCGCAGTCAGCGGCGCGTTGCTCGGGTTCTACTACTCCCCGGCGACCGCCGGCGAGACGGCGGCGGCCTACGAGCAGGTCATCTTCATCATGACGGACCTGAACTTCGGATACATGCTCCGGAGCATCCACCGCTGGTCCGCACAGGTGATGACGGCCGCGGTGTTCCTGCACATGCTCCGCGTGTACTTCACCGGGGCGTACAAGGAACCCCGCGAGCTGAACTGGCTCATCGGCATCGTCCTGATCAGCCTGACGATGGTGTTCGGGTACACGGGCTACCTGCTCCCGTGGAACCAGCTGTCGTTCTGGGCCGGCCAGATCGGCGTCGAGATGAGCCTCTCGATACCGCTCATCGGACAGTGGGTCGCACAGCTACTGTTCGGCGGCTTCACGCTCGGGCAGGCCACGCTGCAACGGATGTACATCCTGCACGTGTTCTTCCTGCCCTTCGTCGTGACGACGCTGATCGCGATCCACATCGGCATCGTCTGGATGCAGGGCATCGCGGAACCCCACTAA
- a CDS encoding cytochrome b family protein: MTDDNESTETRTDGSGPGIVAPDDEVPTWQERKERKQGLSRLTYEYFERARREDQDLRQESSYVERDVLGFPTWPHELIRNLSLTFFFVGMILFLSATLPPEMMAVADPSTTPPIILPDWYLYWSFGLLKLGPLNPELAILGGDKLMADRTYGVVANLVVVGAIAIVPFLNKGSARRPVEQPFWAGIGVMGVTFAMTISALSIKNLLPMDSHVLFDITFLLPPIAGLITYAVLRSMREGYMYDLNRRYYRLRPPK; encoded by the coding sequence ATGACCGACGACAACGAATCCACCGAAACGCGAACGGACGGCAGCGGGCCGGGCATCGTCGCTCCCGACGACGAGGTGCCGACCTGGCAGGAGCGCAAGGAGCGCAAGCAGGGCCTGTCCCGCCTCACCTACGAGTACTTCGAGCGCGCGCGCCGCGAGGACCAGGACCTCCGGCAGGAGTCGAGCTACGTCGAGCGCGACGTGCTCGGCTTCCCGACCTGGCCCCACGAACTCATCCGGAACCTCTCGCTGACGTTCTTCTTCGTGGGGATGATCCTGTTCCTCTCGGCGACGCTCCCGCCCGAGATGATGGCGGTCGCGGACCCGAGCACGACGCCGCCGATCATCCTGCCGGACTGGTATCTGTACTGGTCGTTCGGCCTGCTGAAGCTCGGCCCGCTCAACCCCGAACTGGCGATCCTCGGGGGCGACAAGCTGATGGCCGACCGGACGTACGGCGTCGTCGCCAACCTCGTCGTGGTCGGTGCCATCGCCATCGTGCCGTTCCTCAACAAGGGGAGCGCCCGCCGGCCGGTCGAGCAGCCGTTCTGGGCCGGCATCGGCGTCATGGGCGTCACGTTCGCCATGACGATCAGCGCGCTGTCCATCAAGAACCTCCTCCCGATGGACTCGCACGTGTTGTTCGACATCACGTTCCTGCTCCCGCCGATCGCGGGGCTGATAACGTACGCGGTGCTGCGGTCGATGCGCGAGGGGTACATGTACGACCTGAACCGGCGGTACTACCGGCTGCGGCCGCCGAAGTAA
- a CDS encoding DUF7315 family membrane protein: MSSPETDDDGVATDEQSSREIEVPIRLYKTVTVFSTLFAITGVILGFVLLDTATNRATADLDEVNVVVAIAGLASILGGAGVYAFATRFQAPGMGNAKNDDDQDIDNG; this comes from the coding sequence ATGTCCTCGCCAGAGACGGACGACGACGGTGTCGCGACCGACGAGCAGTCCTCGCGGGAGATCGAGGTCCCGATCCGGCTGTACAAGACGGTGACCGTGTTCTCGACGCTGTTTGCCATCACGGGCGTCATCCTCGGCTTCGTCCTGCTGGACACGGCGACGAACCGCGCGACGGCGGATCTGGACGAGGTCAACGTGGTGGTCGCTATCGCCGGCCTCGCGTCGATCCTCGGCGGGGCCGGGGTGTACGCGTTCGCGACGCGGTTCCAGGCTCCGGGAATGGGAAACGCTAAAAACGACGACGACCAAGATATCGACAATGGCTGA
- a CDS encoding DUF7314 family protein, which yields MADEFAKGLGILTGAGLAWMVLAGWFNTPSFEEQQLSGPDPSNPDMYTAIALELKDALFWFAILGALTFWVVIPIGRELYAAYAAE from the coding sequence ATGGCTGACGAATTCGCGAAAGGACTCGGCATCCTCACCGGCGCGGGCCTGGCGTGGATGGTCCTCGCCGGCTGGTTCAACACGCCCTCGTTCGAGGAGCAACAGCTCTCCGGTCCGGACCCGTCGAACCCGGACATGTACACGGCGATCGCGCTGGAACTGAAGGACGCGCTGTTCTGGTTCGCCATCCTCGGTGCGCTGACGTTCTGGGTCGTCATCCCGATCGGCCGCGAACTGTACGCCGCGTACGCGGCGGAGTGA
- a CDS encoding DUF7313 family protein produces MDPSSMFGPIDALSRSQVEFILLGLVIVTMVTRLLAHRAHVSQARDGGAEAMSRYLPHEIASAVLILGSFYYTTVARHGGIVLSMLVLGTFLTDFFEFESRKVEARKDGELERPKAAVIGSLFVLSYAAYQTLFYVIAPVWNSIV; encoded by the coding sequence ATGGATCCGTCATCGATGTTCGGCCCCATCGACGCTCTCAGCCGGTCGCAGGTGGAGTTCATCCTCCTCGGCCTGGTGATCGTCACCATGGTCACGCGCCTGCTCGCCCATCGCGCCCACGTCTCGCAGGCGCGTGACGGCGGCGCGGAGGCGATGAGCCGGTATCTGCCACACGAGATCGCCTCCGCCGTGCTCATCCTCGGCTCGTTTTACTACACCACCGTCGCGCGCCACGGCGGCATCGTGCTGTCGATGCTCGTCCTCGGGACCTTCCTCACCGACTTCTTCGAGTTCGAATCCCGGAAGGTCGAAGCCCGGAAGGACGGGGAACTGGAACGTCCGAAAGCCGCGGTGATCGGCTCGCTGTTCGTTCTCTCCTACGCCGCGTACCAGACGCTGTTCTACGTCATCGCGCCGGTCTGGAACAGCATCGTGTAG
- a CDS encoding NAD(+)/NADH kinase, protein MVGDVTVAVVSGAPDPLAAAVERATDSRVTAGTDARVADADLVVADGRAAVVDLVRANSDALVLPVDAGPGVRSVPRDAVGRAVAAVVAGESETVERPVLSVRVGDRDPVPAVFDVTLVTSEPARISEYAVRSGDRRVDGFRADGVVVATPAGSHGYAAAAGGPVVTPERGVVSVTPIAPFVTDAEGWILSDESLTLSVERDEGDVSLLVDGRDEGPVPTDGATHVSRDGGIEVTVVEESAAFW, encoded by the coding sequence ATGGTCGGTGACGTGACCGTCGCGGTCGTCAGCGGGGCCCCCGATCCGCTCGCCGCGGCCGTCGAGCGGGCGACGGACAGCCGGGTGACCGCCGGGACCGACGCCCGAGTCGCGGACGCCGACCTCGTCGTCGCGGACGGTCGGGCCGCGGTCGTCGACCTCGTCCGGGCGAACTCGGACGCGCTCGTCCTCCCGGTCGACGCCGGCCCCGGCGTTCGGTCGGTCCCGCGCGACGCCGTCGGGCGGGCGGTCGCCGCCGTCGTCGCCGGCGAGAGCGAGACGGTCGAACGCCCCGTGCTCTCGGTGCGGGTCGGCGACCGTGACCCCGTCCCCGCCGTCTTCGACGTGACGCTCGTCACCAGCGAGCCGGCACGGATCTCCGAGTACGCCGTTCGCAGCGGTGACCGACGCGTCGACGGGTTCCGGGCCGACGGCGTCGTGGTCGCGACTCCGGCGGGCAGTCACGGGTACGCCGCGGCTGCCGGCGGGCCCGTGGTGACGCCGGAGCGCGGCGTCGTCTCGGTGACGCCGATCGCACCCTTCGTCACCGACGCCGAGGGGTGGATCCTGTCCGACGAGTCGCTGACGCTGTCGGTCGAGCGCGACGAGGGCGACGTGTCCCTGCTCGTCGACGGCCGCGACGAGGGTCCCGTCCCGACCGACGGCGCGACGCACGTCTCGCGGGACGGGGGGATCGAGGTCACGGTCGTCGAGGAGAGCGCGGCGTTTTGGTAG
- a CDS encoding M28 family peptidase: MSEWIGDTVTSDVGWDHLERLVDEGNRMAGSEGERRAAEATRDALDRVGARDARLDEFDIQGWERGDSAVRASGTEQDCIALPRSPSGEVTGELVDLEYGLPEDFADADLSGAVVLVRSDAPDYYDRYVHRREKYYHAVENGAAAFVYRNHVEGCLPPTGSVGTEDDPIGEIPAVGVSKEVGARLARRFEGDDVTVSVDAAAGDATSRNVHADLGPDTDEAVFVTSHVDAHDIAEGAMDNGAGTAMLVEVARALAAREDELDTRVHFVAFGAEEVGLVGSGYEAERADTDAVRAVINLDGVVRGRTLSAYTHEFEALEEAAETVAERFDHPIETIPEMGPHSDHWPFVRRGVPGYHVSSKTDGEGRGWGHTFADTIDKLDPRDLREQAVLLTELAVELADDAVTIERKSEDEIVAALEAQNLAEGMQITGDWPFDG, translated from the coding sequence ATGAGCGAGTGGATCGGTGACACCGTCACCAGCGATGTCGGATGGGACCACCTCGAACGGCTCGTCGACGAGGGCAACCGGATGGCCGGCAGCGAGGGCGAACGGCGGGCGGCCGAGGCGACCCGCGACGCGCTCGACCGCGTCGGCGCGCGGGACGCCCGGCTCGACGAGTTCGATATCCAGGGGTGGGAACGGGGCGACAGCGCCGTCCGCGCGTCCGGGACGGAGCAGGACTGTATCGCCCTGCCGCGAAGCCCCTCGGGCGAGGTGACCGGGGAACTGGTCGACCTCGAGTACGGCCTCCCCGAGGATTTCGCGGACGCGGACCTGTCGGGCGCTGTCGTGCTGGTTCGAAGCGACGCGCCGGACTACTACGACCGGTACGTCCACCGCCGGGAGAAGTACTACCACGCGGTCGAGAACGGGGCCGCCGCGTTCGTCTACCGCAACCACGTCGAGGGGTGTCTCCCTCCCACCGGCAGCGTCGGCACCGAGGACGACCCGATCGGCGAGATCCCCGCAGTGGGCGTCTCGAAGGAGGTCGGCGCGCGCCTCGCTCGACGGTTCGAGGGCGACGACGTGACCGTCTCGGTCGACGCGGCGGCCGGCGACGCGACGAGCCGGAACGTCCACGCGGACCTCGGTCCGGACACGGACGAGGCCGTCTTCGTGACGAGCCACGTCGACGCCCACGACATCGCGGAGGGCGCGATGGACAACGGCGCGGGCACCGCGATGCTCGTCGAGGTCGCCCGCGCCCTCGCCGCCCGCGAGGACGAACTGGATACGCGGGTCCACTTCGTCGCCTTCGGCGCGGAGGAGGTCGGGCTCGTCGGGTCAGGGTACGAGGCCGAACGCGCCGACACCGACGCCGTCCGGGCCGTGATCAACCTCGACGGCGTCGTGCGCGGGCGGACGTTGTCGGCGTACACCCACGAGTTCGAGGCGCTGGAGGAGGCGGCAGAGACCGTCGCCGAGCGGTTCGACCACCCGATCGAGACGATCCCGGAGATGGGTCCCCACAGCGACCACTGGCCGTTCGTCCGCCGCGGCGTCCCCGGCTACCACGTGTCGAGCAAGACCGACGGCGAGGGGCGCGGCTGGGGACACACGTTCGCCGATACGATAGACAAGCTAGACCCCCGCGACCTCCGCGAACAGGCCGTCCTGCTGACCGAACTGGCCGTCGAACTCGCCGACGACGCCGTCACCATCGAGCGCAAGTCCGAGGACGAGATCGTCGCGGCGCTGGAGGCCCAGAACCTCGCCGAGGGGATGCAGATTACGGGCGACTGGCCGTTCGACGGGTGA
- the pdhA gene encoding pyruvate dehydrogenase (acetyl-transferring) E1 component subunit alpha — protein MQAEADMVRVLADDDAPEDTGVELSADLARDLYRTQVLARQFDRKAVSLHRQGRIGTYAPMEGQEAAQVGAAAALGDRDYCFPTYRDHAMYLQRGYDLAEVVRHLLGEGNYVDRSDDDDVRTFPPTIPIATQLPHAVGIGMASTYRGDDAVALASFGDGATSEGDFHEALNIAGVFEAPVVFFCQNNGYAISVPTERQTATATIAEKADAYGIEGVRVDGNDVVAVHEVVSEAIERARSGGGPTLVEAVTYRRGPHTTTDDPTKYRDEDDVPAHAERDPIDRTREYLEATHGWSDADETALREAADAEVENAVQAAEDADGLSPDAMFEHVFADQPARYERQRQAVPDDPAVDR, from the coding sequence ATGCAGGCAGAAGCCGACATGGTGCGCGTGCTGGCCGACGACGACGCCCCCGAGGACACCGGCGTCGAACTGTCCGCCGACCTGGCCCGGGACCTCTACCGGACACAGGTGCTCGCGCGGCAGTTCGACCGGAAAGCCGTCAGCCTCCACCGGCAGGGCCGCATCGGGACGTACGCGCCGATGGAGGGACAGGAGGCCGCGCAGGTCGGCGCGGCGGCGGCGCTTGGCGACCGGGACTACTGCTTCCCGACGTACCGCGACCACGCGATGTATCTCCAGCGCGGCTACGACCTCGCCGAGGTCGTCCGGCACCTGCTCGGCGAGGGCAACTACGTCGACCGCTCCGACGACGACGACGTGCGCACGTTCCCGCCGACGATCCCGATCGCCACGCAGCTACCGCACGCGGTCGGCATCGGGATGGCGTCGACGTACCGCGGCGACGACGCCGTCGCGCTGGCGAGTTTCGGCGACGGGGCGACCAGCGAGGGCGACTTCCACGAGGCGCTGAACATCGCGGGCGTGTTCGAGGCCCCCGTCGTGTTCTTCTGTCAGAACAACGGCTACGCGATCAGCGTCCCCACGGAGCGCCAGACCGCGACGGCCACCATCGCTGAGAAGGCCGACGCCTACGGCATCGAGGGGGTCCGCGTCGACGGCAACGACGTGGTCGCCGTCCACGAGGTCGTGAGCGAGGCGATCGAACGCGCCCGGTCCGGCGGCGGGCCGACGCTCGTCGAGGCGGTCACGTACCGGCGCGGCCCCCACACCACGACGGACGACCCCACGAAGTACCGCGACGAGGACGACGTGCCGGCGCACGCGGAGCGCGACCCGATCGACCGCACCCGCGAGTATCTGGAGGCGACCCACGGCTGGAGCGACGCCGACGAGACGGCGCTCCGGGAGGCCGCCGATGCGGAGGTCGAGAACGCCGTCCAGGCGGCCGAAGACGCCGACGGGCTCTCGCCGGACGCGATGTTCGAGCACGTGTTCGCCGACCAGCCCGCCCGGTACGAGCGCCAGCGGCAGGCGGTCCCGGACGACCCGGCCGTCGACCGCTGA
- a CDS encoding polyprenyl synthetase family protein, with protein MRETLAEWRPAVDSAIERVLPREIDEAYLTEFFGPATYRYDPESIQRALADPVWDLLDRGGKRWRPVVFLTLVEAFGEDPEAFLPYATIPEILHTGTIIVDDVEDGAAKRRGGPALHHVYGEDVALNAGNAMYFLPLKIITHDPGDLPAERRLAAYEMLMSELNRTHLGQGMDIHWHNQREANVGVDEYLEMCACKTGCLGRIVARLAAIVTGQSDRVERRVARYAEEMSVAFQIGDDILDVEHSLDRAGAFGKEFGNDVREGKKTLLVIRAVQEADPDEAERLQSILAADENSDEEVETALSILERTGSVDYARERAVDLAASARSHLDGLGLEPGPAATLADFTEFVVERDR; from the coding sequence ATGCGGGAGACGCTCGCGGAGTGGCGGCCGGCCGTCGACAGCGCCATCGAGCGCGTCCTACCGCGCGAGATAGACGAGGCGTATCTCACGGAGTTTTTCGGGCCGGCGACGTACCGCTACGACCCCGAGAGCATCCAGCGCGCGCTCGCCGACCCGGTGTGGGACCTGCTCGACCGGGGCGGGAAACGCTGGCGGCCGGTCGTCTTCCTCACGCTCGTCGAGGCGTTCGGCGAGGACCCCGAGGCGTTCCTGCCGTACGCCACTATTCCCGAGATACTCCACACCGGCACCATCATCGTCGACGACGTGGAGGACGGCGCGGCGAAGCGCCGCGGCGGGCCGGCCCTCCACCACGTGTACGGCGAGGACGTGGCGCTGAACGCGGGCAACGCGATGTACTTCCTGCCGCTGAAGATCATCACGCACGACCCCGGCGACCTCCCGGCCGAGCGTCGGCTGGCGGCCTACGAGATGCTGATGTCGGAACTGAACCGCACGCATCTCGGGCAGGGGATGGACATCCACTGGCACAACCAGCGCGAGGCGAACGTGGGCGTCGACGAGTATCTGGAGATGTGCGCGTGCAAGACCGGCTGTCTCGGCCGGATCGTCGCCCGGCTGGCGGCGATCGTCACGGGGCAGTCCGACCGGGTCGAGCGCCGCGTCGCCCGGTACGCCGAGGAGATGTCGGTCGCCTTCCAGATCGGCGACGACATCCTCGACGTGGAGCACTCCTTGGACCGCGCGGGCGCGTTCGGCAAGGAGTTCGGCAACGACGTCAGGGAAGGGAAAAAGACCCTGCTGGTCATCCGCGCGGTCCAGGAGGCCGACCCGGACGAGGCCGAGCGCCTCCAGTCGATCCTCGCCGCCGACGAGAACTCCGACGAGGAGGTCGAAACCGCGCTCTCGATCCTTGAGCGGACCGGAAGCGTCGACTACGCCCGCGAACGCGCGGTGGACCTGGCGGCAAGCGCCCGGAGCCACCTCGACGGACTCGGCCTCGAACCGGGGCCTGCGGCCACCCTCGCCGATTTTACGGAGTTCGTGGTCGAACGCGACCGGTGA
- a CDS encoding plastocyanin/azurin family copper-binding protein — MTNDDANGSVSRRGFLKAGVGATAVSAGAAATTGTAGAQEGNETSGNGTTTAGNETTTTGNGTTGGGGGGGGGGGSETVQLTGDNVFDPAELYIAPGTTVTFEWTGGNHNIVVDSQPSDANWEGHQSIVGPGNTHEHTFEVLGDYNYYCSPHQSLGMEGVIHVTEGGVNPNAGGGGPTLPTSAMTMGVATLAAMGSTLALAFFFIKYGGDYEMPE, encoded by the coding sequence ATGACGAACGACGACGCGAACGGTTCGGTGTCCCGTCGGGGCTTTCTCAAGGCCGGCGTCGGCGCGACCGCCGTGTCCGCAGGAGCCGCCGCCACGACCGGCACGGCGGGTGCACAGGAGGGTAACGAAACCTCGGGCAACGGGACGACGACCGCCGGCAACGAAACGACGACGACCGGCAACGGCACCACCGGCGGTGGTGGTGGCGGTGGCGGAGGCGGCGGCAGCGAGACGGTCCAGCTGACCGGCGACAACGTGTTCGACCCGGCGGAGCTGTACATCGCGCCGGGGACGACGGTGACGTTCGAGTGGACCGGCGGCAACCACAACATCGTCGTCGACAGCCAGCCCTCCGACGCCAACTGGGAGGGCCACCAGTCGATCGTGGGGCCGGGCAACACCCACGAGCACACGTTCGAGGTGCTGGGCGACTACAACTACTACTGCTCGCCCCACCAGTCGCTCGGCATGGAGGGCGTCATCCACGTCACCGAGGGCGGCGTGAACCCCAACGCCGGCGGGGGCGGACCGACGCTGCCCACCAGCGCGATGACGATGGGCGTCGCCACGCTGGCGGCGATGGGCTCGACGCTGGCGCTCGCCTTCTTCTTCATCAAGTACGGCGGCGACTACGAGATGCCGGAGTAG
- a CDS encoding potassium channel family protein, with amino-acid sequence MYIIAVGAGSIGSPLIDVATTDENEVVVIERNEEKADRAAREYDCLVLHDDATEMSTLEDAGIDRADALISTTDQDATNIMVCLLAKERDVPAIVSVVHNPEHMNLFRRIGVNTMENPQSLIAEYLYRAVKRPSIKDYMRVGDTAEVFEITVDEDAPIANKTLIEADEAGLLPHGVLVVAIERNGEADPITPQGGTEVHAGDLLTVYSQDGATPDVTDAFGHYEDHDFA; translated from the coding sequence ATGTACATCATCGCCGTGGGGGCGGGAAGTATCGGGAGCCCGCTCATCGACGTCGCCACGACCGACGAGAACGAGGTGGTGGTGATCGAGCGGAACGAGGAGAAGGCGGACCGCGCGGCCCGCGAGTACGACTGCCTCGTCCTCCACGATGACGCCACGGAGATGTCGACGCTTGAGGACGCCGGGATCGACCGGGCGGACGCGCTCATCAGCACCACCGACCAGGACGCCACGAACATCATGGTGTGTCTCCTGGCGAAGGAGCGCGACGTGCCGGCGATCGTCTCGGTGGTCCACAACCCGGAGCATATGAACCTGTTCCGCCGGATCGGCGTCAACACGATGGAGAACCCCCAGAGCCTCATCGCGGAGTACCTCTACCGGGCGGTCAAGCGCCCCTCGATCAAGGACTACATGCGCGTCGGCGACACCGCCGAGGTGTTCGAGATCACGGTCGACGAGGACGCGCCGATCGCGAACAAAACCCTGATCGAGGCGGACGAGGCCGGGCTGCTCCCCCACGGCGTCCTCGTCGTCGCGATCGAGCGCAACGGCGAAGCGGACCCGATCACCCCGCAGGGCGGCACGGAGGTCCACGCCGGCGACCTGCTGACGGTGTACTCGCAGGACGGCGCGACCCCGGACGTGACGGACGCGTTCGGCCACTACGAGGACCACGACTTCGCGTAG